A portion of the Tiliqua scincoides isolate rTilSci1 chromosome 3, rTilSci1.hap2, whole genome shotgun sequence genome contains these proteins:
- the LOC136645790 gene encoding uncharacterized protein, whose translation MASPLKSSPASPSETETPQLECESPAGEESENHTMVVVKMESPEEEKENVPPSEGGETPVRPVDSQNYVRKLLKMESCDESETPDRPTDSQSLPQAPMKKKQKCRRYEDEEDDVLPFPSLNLVYQFAMEEPPVPRETEAEAIPKKDVNQDAFKTLRNILGVLPLDRQNKNLTSQTRQRITKSVLRASLFTIVKYCVSKFLEVSCDGCQTKAPNQDAHVCLDWTQEFIRDMLRRVMKKLDIRSLLHTCICIAFSLGCLEMKQEFPEYVMSLLDHVYKFESEPHKIAANLLQPQDRVFLFSVERVVKAKSFWFYLM comes from the exons atggcctcccctctgaaaagctcacccgcttcgccttctgagaccgagactccccagttggagtgcgaatcccctgccggggaggagagtgaaaatcacactatggtggtggtcaagatggagagccccgaagaagagaaggagaacgtgccgccttctgaggggggggagacaccagtcagacccgtggattctcaaaactacgttcgcaaactgctcaagatggagagctgcgatgaaTCAGAGACCCCAGACAggcccactgattctcaaagcctaccgcaggcacctatgaagaagaagcaaaaatgtaggcgttatgaagatgaagaggatgatgtgttaccgtttccatctttgaacctggtttaccaatttgcaatggaagagccacctgtacctagagaaactgaagcagag gctattccaaagaaggatgtgaacCAAGACGCTTTCAAAACGCTACGGAACATTttaggggttctcccgctggacagacagaacaaaaatctgacatcacagacaaggcagagaatcacaaagagtgtgctgagagcaagtttgttcaccatagtgaagtattgtgtatcaaaatttctcgAAGTGTCCTGTGACGGATGTCAAACAAAGGCCCCAAACCAGGACGCCCATGTCtgcttggactggactcaggagtttattcgagacatgctgcgcagggttatgaagaaattggaCATTAGAAGTCTGTTGCACACGtgtatctgtattgcattttcattaggttgtctggagatgaagcaggaatttcctgaatacGTTATGTCTTTATTGgatcatgtatataaatttgaatctgaaccccataaAATAGCTGCTAATCTGCTTCAGCCGCAAGatcgtgtttttcttttttctgttgaaagagtggtcaaagccaaatctttttggttttatctgatgtaa